The Mycoplasma nasistruthionis genome contains a region encoding:
- a CDS encoding adenylate kinase family protein codes for MIKQINKNVLLMGQPGAGKGTVAGVLTQKSNLLHLSTGNIFRQEISNQTELGLKVKDIVTSGGYVPDEITNQIVKNAITKLKDNGEYFILDGFPRTSDQAKFLSSLPGFDFVVFELVVSKEIILERLNGRRLCPTCSAGYHIKYQPPKVDGLCDKDSSVLIQRADDAEDKIIERLKVYDEKTLPLLNFYQSNGELIQIDASLKPEEVADKILEILEKNSKI; via the coding sequence ATGATAAAACAAATTAATAAAAATGTTTTATTAATGGGACAACCTGGTGCTGGAAAAGGTACAGTGGCAGGTGTATTAACACAAAAAAGTAATTTATTACATTTATCAACAGGCAATATTTTCAGACAAGAAATTTCAAACCAAACTGAATTAGGTTTAAAAGTAAAAGATATTGTGACATCAGGCGGATATGTCCCTGATGAAATTACTAATCAAATTGTTAAAAATGCAATTACTAAATTAAAAGATAATGGTGAGTACTTTATTCTTGATGGTTTCCCAAGAACAAGCGATCAAGCTAAATTTTTAAGTAGCTTACCAGGTTTTGATTTTGTTGTTTTTGAATTAGTTGTTTCAAAAGAAATTATTTTAGAAAGACTTAATGGACGTAGATTGTGTCCAACATGTTCTGCAGGATATCATATAAAATATCAACCTCCAAAAGTTGATGGTCTATGTGATAAGGATAGTAGTGTTTTAATTCAAAGAGCAGATGATGCAGAAGATAAAATCATCGAACGTTTAAAAGTTTATGATGAAAAAACATTACCACTTTTAAACTTTTATCAATCAAATGGTGAATTAATTCAAATAGATGCTTCTTTAAAACCTGAAGAAGTAGCAGATAAAATATTAGAAATTCTTGAAAAAAATAGTAAAATTTAA
- the map gene encoding type I methionyl aminopeptidase yields MSRKYVKTQQQIDKITKSCQILAEVKQIVWDFVRPGVSLKDIDQLAFEEIMKHGAKPAFKGLYGFPATACISVNEQLIHGIPSNYIVQDGDLVSVDLGCIYEGYYSDSAFTKPVGNVSPTDLKLIEVAKGAFNAGLKAIKKGARIGDISYAIGQYIKKNNLFTPSEFSGHGIGASLHEDPYVPNNGHKNSGPLLLDGMVICIEPMITQSKGIRILKDGWTVVSTDNKKTAHYEHTVLIKDGKGIVLTKGI; encoded by the coding sequence TTGTCAAGAAAATATGTCAAAACACAACAACAAATTGACAAGATTACTAAATCATGTCAAATCTTGGCAGAAGTCAAGCAAATTGTTTGAGACTTTGTAAGACCAGGTGTTTCTTTAAAAGATATAGATCAATTGGCTTTTGAAGAAATAATGAAGCATGGGGCTAAGCCTGCATTTAAAGGTTTATATGGCTTCCCTGCGACAGCTTGCATATCTGTTAATGAGCAATTGATCCATGGTATACCAAGTAATTACATCGTTCAAGATGGTGATTTAGTAAGTGTCGACTTAGGTTGCATTTATGAAGGTTACTATAGCGACAGTGCGTTCACAAAACCTGTTGGTAATGTTTCACCAACAGACTTAAAACTAATTGAAGTGGCTAAAGGTGCGTTTAATGCCGGACTAAAAGCTATTAAAAAAGGTGCACGCATTGGAGATATTTCATATGCAATTGGTCAATATATCAAGAAAAACAATCTATTCACACCTTCAGAATTTTCTGGTCATGGAATTGGAGCAAGTCTTCATGAAGATCCTTATGTACCAAATAATGGACATAAGAATTCTGGGCCGTTGTTGTTAGATGGAATGGTTATTTGTATTGAACCAATGATTACACAATCAAAAGGAATTAGAATCCTTAAAGATGGTTGAACTGTAGTAAGTACAGATAACAAAAAAACAGCCCATTATGAACACACAGTGTTAATCAAAGACGGAAAAGGGATTGTTTTAACGAAAGGAATTTAA
- the secY gene encoding preprotein translocase subunit SecY: MQKFIYHIRNYWVNFWSTKDLTKKIIFTLLMLILYVMGTTITAPFIKVANSESIGSNSFLNTLNLIGGGGLRQFSLFALGISPFINASLIMMILQSRIFPPLYKMSQSGPQGRRKLNVLTRLLTLVIAYPQAIFLVKSLTTGNNAFIRIVDSAYGISQTTLVYFVIPMVLTAASLFALFISEQITNKGVGNGTSLIIFTGIAARLPFQFRQAFAHYVGSDFDQISASLVGIVNFFTYIVVYLLILLIIAIVYAAERHIPIQQIGAGRSKSIKEMGFLPIKLNPGGIMPIIFAMMVLSFPTMIVNLLPDENASKQWINHNLQFTQPIGFSLLLVIIFAFSLVMGIQQSKVDKIAEDFAKNSTFIPGVRPGEETQDYLIAIVFRLSVFSSVFLLILGSMQFIEIMAGILPSAISFGGTGLMILVSVAIETVSQLKARIKSNRLAKAKRESNKNIESNEVTSVEGLLW; this comes from the coding sequence TTGCAAAAATTCATATATCATATTCGTAATTATTGAGTCAACTTTTGAAGCACAAAAGATCTAACTAAAAAGATAATTTTCACTTTATTAATGCTAATTTTATATGTAATGGGAACAACTATTACAGCTCCATTTATTAAAGTTGCAAATTCTGAATCAATAGGTTCGAATTCATTTTTAAATACGTTAAACCTAATAGGTGGAGGTGGACTTCGCCAATTTTCACTTTTCGCTTTAGGTATTAGTCCTTTCATTAATGCTTCTTTAATTATGATGATTTTGCAATCAAGGATTTTTCCACCTCTTTATAAAATGTCGCAAAGTGGACCACAAGGCAGAAGAAAACTAAATGTTTTAACTCGTTTATTAACTTTAGTTATTGCTTATCCACAAGCTATATTTTTAGTCAAATCATTAACCACAGGTAACAATGCCTTTATTAGAATAGTTGATTCTGCATATGGTATTTCGCAAACTACATTAGTTTATTTTGTTATTCCTATGGTTTTAACAGCAGCTTCATTATTTGCTTTATTTATTTCAGAGCAAATAACAAATAAAGGAGTAGGTAACGGAACTAGTTTGATTATTTTTACAGGTATTGCAGCTAGATTACCGTTTCAATTTAGACAGGCTTTTGCACACTATGTAGGTAGTGATTTTGACCAAATTTCAGCAAGTTTAGTAGGCATTGTTAACTTCTTTACTTACATTGTTGTTTATTTACTTATATTATTAATTATTGCTATTGTTTATGCTGCTGAAAGACATATACCAATACAACAAATTGGAGCAGGTAGATCAAAAAGCATTAAAGAAATGGGATTTTTACCAATTAAATTAAATCCTGGTGGAATTATGCCTATCATTTTTGCGATGATGGTGCTTTCATTCCCTACAATGATTGTGAACCTATTGCCAGACGAAAATGCGTCAAAACAATGAATTAATCACAATTTACAATTTACACAACCCATTGGGTTTTCATTATTATTAGTTATCATTTTTGCTTTCTCACTTGTTATGGGGATTCAACAATCAAAAGTCGACAAAATAGCTGAAGACTTTGCTAAAAATTCAACTTTTATACCTGGAGTAAGACCAGGAGAAGAAACACAAGATTATCTAATAGCTATTGTTTTTAGATTAAGTGTTTTCTCATCTGTATTTCTTCTAATTTTAGGAAGCATGCAATTTATTGAAATTATGGCAGGAATTTTACCATCAGCTATTTCATTCGGTGGAACAGGGTTGATGATTTTAGTAAGTGTAGCTATTGAAACAGTAAGCCAATTAAAAGCAAGAATTAAATCAAACCGTCTTGCAAAGGCAAAAAGAGAATCAAATAAAAACATCGAAAGCAATGAAGTAACAAGCGTTGAAGGATTATTATGATAA
- the rsmG gene encoding 16S rRNA (guanine(527)-N(7))-methyltransferase RsmG — MDSKEIVKELCVRNSWDFDLFQKYVGLIEEKNKVMNLTGFSGERLWNEGILESLLFMQKITEGLTDKTILDIGAGAGFPSIPYVLTKPNNFVVIYEPLQKRVDFLNLVINELNLERYVQVYKIRSEEEQQKNLYDVVTARAVANINALLMSSFHLVKVGGKLSLLKGVKWKEELDNAKKTLKMLSYELEVQEFNNTYIERKNYIIKITKKRSTPKQFPYKWKDIVKSK; from the coding sequence ATGGATTCAAAGGAAATAGTTAAAGAATTATGTGTTCGAAATAGTTGAGATTTTGATTTATTTCAAAAATATGTTGGCTTGATTGAAGAAAAAAACAAGGTTATGAATTTAACCGGATTTTCTGGGGAAAGACTCTGAAATGAAGGAATTTTAGAATCTTTATTATTTATGCAAAAAATAACAGAAGGATTAACGGATAAAACTATATTAGATATAGGCGCAGGAGCAGGATTTCCTTCTATCCCATATGTTTTAACTAAACCTAATAATTTTGTTGTTATTTATGAACCGTTACAAAAAAGAGTTGATTTTCTAAATTTAGTAATCAATGAACTAAATTTAGAAAGATATGTACAAGTTTATAAAATTAGATCTGAAGAGGAACAACAAAAAAACTTATATGATGTAGTTACTGCTAGAGCTGTAGCAAACATTAATGCTTTACTAATGTCTTCTTTCCACCTAGTTAAAGTTGGGGGCAAACTTTCCCTATTAAAAGGTGTTAAATGAAAAGAAGAACTTGACAACGCTAAAAAAACTTTAAAAATGTTAAGTTATGAATTAGAAGTACAAGAATTTAATAATACCTATATAGAAAGAAAGAACTATATAATTAAAATTACTAAAAAAAGATCTACTCCAAAACAGTTTCCTTATAAATGAAAAGATATAGTAAAGAGCAAATAA
- the infA gene encoding translation initiation factor IF-1, which translates to MAKDAIKLVGVVKEAFSTDSYSVELENGVLIKAHISGKMRVNHIRILPGDSVDVEVSPYDLTQGRITYRHK; encoded by the coding sequence TTGGCTAAAGATGCGATTAAGTTAGTAGGAGTCGTAAAAGAAGCTTTTTCAACAGATTCATATTCAGTTGAATTAGAAAACGGTGTCCTAATTAAAGCTCATATTTCTGGAAAAATGCGTGTAAATCATATCCGTATTTTACCAGGCGATAGTGTTGATGTAGAAGTAAGCCCATACGACTTGACTCAAGGGCGTATTACTTACAGACACAAATAA
- the rpmJ gene encoding 50S ribosomal protein L36: MKVRASVKKMCKDCKIIKRQGIIRVICLQPKHKQRQG; the protein is encoded by the coding sequence ATGAAAGTAAGAGCAAGTGTTAAAAAAATGTGTAAAGACTGCAAAATTATTAAACGTCAAGGAATCATCCGTGTTATTTGTTTACAACCTAAACATAAACAAAGACAAGGTTAA
- the rpsM gene encoding 30S ribosomal protein S13, which produces MARILNVEIPNNKRVVISLTYIYGIGNSLAREICATAKIDESKRVHDLSEEELQRIREAAKEYMTEGDLRRDTAQNIKRLMEIKCYRGMRHRKGLPVRGQSTKKNARTRKGPRKTVAGKKGK; this is translated from the coding sequence ATGGCTAGAATTTTAAACGTCGAAATTCCTAACAATAAACGTGTTGTTATTTCATTAACATACATTTATGGTATTGGAAATTCATTAGCTAGAGAAATCTGTGCTACAGCTAAAATAGACGAATCAAAACGTGTACACGACTTAAGCGAAGAAGAATTACAAAGAATTCGTGAAGCTGCTAAAGAATACATGACAGAAGGTGACTTAAGAAGAGACACTGCACAAAACATTAAACGTTTAATGGAAATTAAATGTTACCGTGGAATGAGACACCGTAAAGGATTACCAGTACGTGGACAAAGCACTAAGAAAAATGCTCGTACACGTAAAGGTCCTAGAAAAACTGTTGCAGGAAAGAAAGGTAAATAA